One Chloroflexaceae bacterium DNA window includes the following coding sequences:
- the rocF gene encoding arginase, with protein sequence MDPTVAIIGVPIDLGAGRRGVDMGPSAMRYAGLRARLETLGYHVRDLGNLPVPMVETSPTPPPEAKLRYLEPIATVCADLAETVADMVAQGHLPLILGGDHSLAIGAVSGSARGRSLGLIWFDAHADFNTAETTPSGNIHGMGLAALIGRGHPLLTGLARRIPAVPSERVALIGVRDLDPLERAALRASDLHVFTMHEIDRRGMAAVIEEAVHHASQDVAGFHVSLDLDVVDPREAPGVGTPVFGGISRREAHLAMELLALSGGVRSLDVVEVNPILDERNTTAELAVELVLSILGKRIL encoded by the coding sequence ATGGACCCGACGGTCGCCATTATCGGCGTGCCCATTGACCTCGGCGCCGGGCGCCGGGGGGTGGATATGGGGCCGAGCGCGATGCGTTATGCTGGCCTGCGCGCGCGCCTCGAGACGCTGGGTTACCATGTGCGCGACCTGGGCAACCTGCCTGTGCCCATGGTCGAGACCAGCCCGACTCCACCCCCCGAAGCTAAACTGCGCTACCTGGAACCAATCGCGACAGTCTGCGCCGACCTTGCCGAAACCGTGGCCGATATGGTCGCGCAGGGCCACCTTCCACTCATTCTGGGCGGCGACCACAGTCTGGCCATCGGCGCAGTCAGCGGCAGCGCCCGTGGGCGCAGCCTGGGCCTGATCTGGTTCGACGCCCACGCCGACTTTAATACCGCCGAGACCACCCCCAGCGGCAACATCCACGGCATGGGCCTGGCGGCCCTGATCGGTCGCGGGCATCCCCTGCTTACCGGCCTGGCCCGCCGCATTCCCGCCGTGCCCTCCGAGCGTGTGGCCCTCATCGGCGTGCGCGACCTCGACCCCCTGGAGCGCGCCGCGTTGCGCGCCTCGGATCTGCACGTATTTACGATGCACGAGATTGACCGGCGGGGGATGGCCGCCGTGATTGAAGAGGCCGTGCACCACGCCTCGCAGGACGTCGCCGGGTTCCACGTCAGCCTCGACCTCGATGTGGTTGATCCGCGCGAGGCTCCTGGCGTGGGTACGCCGGTCTTCGGAGGCATCTCCCGCCGCGAAGCTCACCTGGCGATGGAACTGCTGGCCCTGAGCGGCGGGGTGCGTAGCCTCGATGTGGTGGAGGTCAATCCCATCCTCGACGAACGCAACACCACTGCGGAACTGGCGGTCGAACTGGTCCTGTCAATCCTGGGGAAACGCATTCTCTGA
- a CDS encoding metallophosphoesterase, which translates to MRHRILHVSDLHAGPPFHHAIAECLIRQAPTLKPDLVVISGDLVQRADIATHWLVARALRAALPGPQLVVPGNHDVPLYNLHLRLFDPLGRYRRHISGDLNPVFERPGLVVVGACTAHGLTSDGGRLSRSQADALRQRLRGYPPEVCKVVVWHHPVVNPPGQRRNRVISNPRSAVRLLDELGAELLLCGHVHVAYVGHTRDVSPDLRRGTIICQSGTTTSRRGKGREHGKNSCNLIDIDTGSIRITQLLYQAGADAFVPVASYSFPRRNGDPATLRQIVDEMEDVRSSWPGRGESRFSYPPPSGAWGYPPITSGTDR; encoded by the coding sequence GTGCGCCACCGGATCCTGCACGTCTCGGACCTCCACGCCGGCCCGCCATTTCACCATGCAATCGCCGAGTGTTTGATCCGTCAGGCGCCGACCCTGAAACCGGACCTGGTGGTTATCTCCGGCGACCTGGTGCAGCGCGCCGATATTGCTACTCATTGGCTCGTCGCCAGAGCCTTGCGCGCGGCTCTGCCCGGCCCGCAACTCGTTGTGCCGGGCAATCACGATGTGCCGCTCTACAACCTGCACCTCCGGCTGTTCGACCCCCTTGGGCGGTACCGCCGCCATATTAGCGGCGACCTCAACCCGGTCTTCGAGCGCCCTGGACTCGTCGTAGTTGGCGCCTGCACCGCCCATGGCCTGACATCCGATGGGGGGAGACTCAGCCGCAGCCAGGCAGACGCGCTGCGGCAGCGGCTTCGCGGCTATCCGCCTGAGGTGTGCAAAGTGGTGGTCTGGCACCACCCGGTCGTCAACCCGCCTGGCCAGCGCCGCAACCGGGTGATAAGCAACCCTCGCTCTGCCGTGCGCCTGCTCGACGAACTGGGCGCAGAATTGCTGCTGTGCGGCCACGTTCACGTCGCCTACGTCGGCCATACCCGTGACGTCAGTCCTGATCTGCGCCGGGGGACGATCATCTGCCAGAGCGGCACCACCACCTCGCGACGCGGCAAGGGTCGCGAGCATGGCAAGAACTCCTGCAACCTGATTGACATCGATACTGGGAGCATTCGTATTACCCAACTGTTGTACCAGGCTGGCGCCGATGCCTTTGTGCCTGTGGCAAGCTATAGCTTTCCTCGTCGCAACGGCGATCCCGCCACGCTCCGGCAGATCGTTGATGAAATGGAAGATGTTCGCTCATCCTGGCCGGGACGCGGGGAGAGCCGCTTTTCTTACCCGCCTCCGTCTGGCGCCTGGGGTTATCCCCCTATAACTTCAGGGACGGACAGGTAG
- a CDS encoding FAD-dependent oxidoreductase codes for MIYDTLIIGAGVAGLAAARALQAAGQHICVLEARERVGGRIATDRTYGPVELGAEFVHGDRACTWTEIRAAGLRTRPWGTSRRFARGGRLLSPDDPAIARTYELFELVNTYDGPEVSVAELIARHTTPGDPAGEFVLRWLANLEAADPARLSAVAIARERAESQNGSGNFHLLDGYDCLTNHMAAGLPIRLGAPVARLVWRPGAVVARLARGEALTARRALITAPAGVLRAGRPAFDPPLPAERLAALHAIGVGHVTKLILWFDRQLWPEFTVLSTDGQVVTWWPAPGAATPTLMGYAGGPAALRLAARGEAGAIATGLAELTALFGADARAACLGGRLADWSRDPWSLGAYTYSPVSMGDARAILAAPLAETLYFAGEATVTGGHLATVHGAIESGYRAAAEILASGAIPTIF; via the coding sequence ATGATCTACGATACCCTCATCATCGGCGCGGGCGTCGCTGGCCTGGCCGCCGCTCGCGCACTTCAAGCCGCTGGTCAACACATCTGCGTGCTGGAAGCCCGCGAGCGCGTCGGCGGGCGCATCGCCACCGACCGCACCTACGGTCCGGTTGAACTTGGCGCCGAGTTTGTTCACGGCGATCGCGCCTGCACCTGGACGGAGATCCGGGCTGCCGGGCTGCGTACCCGGCCCTGGGGAACCAGTCGCCGCTTTGCTCGCGGCGGGCGCCTGCTGTCGCCCGACGATCCGGCCATTGCCCGCACCTACGAGCTTTTTGAGCTTGTCAACACCTACGATGGCCCCGAGGTCAGCGTGGCCGAACTGATTGCTCGCCACACGACACCTGGCGATCCCGCCGGTGAATTTGTGCTGCGCTGGCTCGCCAACCTCGAAGCGGCCGATCCGGCCCGTCTCAGCGCCGTAGCTATCGCTCGCGAACGTGCCGAGAGCCAGAATGGTTCCGGCAACTTCCACCTCCTCGACGGCTACGATTGCCTTACCAACCACATGGCCGCCGGCCTGCCCATCCGTCTCGGCGCGCCCGTCGCGCGTCTGGTGTGGCGGCCCGGGGCCGTGGTCGCGCGCCTGGCCCGCGGCGAGGCCCTGACCGCCCGCCGCGCGCTGATCACGGCGCCCGCTGGCGTGCTTCGCGCCGGGCGCCCGGCCTTCGACCCGCCGTTGCCAGCCGAACGCCTGGCCGCGCTCCATGCTATCGGCGTCGGGCACGTGACCAAACTGATCCTCTGGTTTGACCGCCAGCTCTGGCCCGAGTTCACTGTGCTCAGCACCGACGGGCAGGTGGTCACCTGGTGGCCCGCGCCCGGCGCCGCCACGCCCACCCTGATGGGCTACGCGGGCGGCCCGGCAGCCCTCAGGCTGGCCGCTCGCGGCGAAGCCGGCGCTATCGCCACCGGCCTGGCCGAACTGACGGCGCTCTTCGGCGCCGATGCGCGCGCCGCCTGCCTGGGGGGGCGTCTCGCTGACTGGTCGCGCGATCCGTGGAGCCTCGGAGCCTATACCTACAGCCCCGTGAGCATGGGCGACGCCCGCGCCATCCTCGCCGCTCCCCTGGCCGAAACCCTCTACTTCGCCGGGGAAGCCACCGTCACCGGCGGCCATCTCGCCACCGTCCACGGCGCCATCGAGAGCGGCTATCGGGCGGCGGCCGAAATCCTCGCCAGCGGCGCGATTCCAACAATCTTCTAA
- a CDS encoding SMC family ATPase, protein MIPTRLTLANFMCYRAASDTEAPTLCFDGLHVVCLSGENGAGKSALLDAITWALWGEARVPDDDLISQGASEMFVDLEFCLGPQRYRVRRARQRGGVGRRGGQTPGKSQLDLFVHDGERWRPVGEHGVRETQQQINTLLRMSYQTFINASFLLQGRADEFTARTPAERKQVLADILDLGEYAALETRARERARAIDDQLKGLRGRISHLSAQADQAPFWEEQVLAAETHVARVEERYARTRDEHAAAAERLRLLETRAERRKEVQRLLAERRADLTRREQDLAALRARIASAETLLARSDEIHAGLRALAAARAEVERQDVLRERYEELSRRHADLRQQFAEEKAKLRERLHAAQARREDLARKAMRREMLLAELDGLARTLDALAPLVAERARCAGEAESLARQAAQIDDLLRRRVSLTATLQARREALQTACDTRRVELERLEAQLVQAERWRAELAAARADQTALDEAGDRLVTLRAAAQTALERLSALRAAAQAARNEREKLERNQALLDEGAGVCPVCGSTLGAEGIAEARRHYEAELERLREAEAVARRDGRQAETELAAARDTIAELEAKMNSLRASAARVESLERQLEAVPAWRAEAAARRAELDELRANLAADAIDPPTQAELAAIAADLDLLGDPQELAQMRRMLDERLAELDRQLHSRGQLEGRQEAYREELRHIEAELKDLPALTAEVAELQRVIDTNDFAHAVRDEGLAVRAEIEALGYDPEAHAAAREQARALRRWEDEERALVVAQEGLNRDRAILLQNEELRARDAADVERLTREDALLEQELRELPRTQSQLAELRQALSATDRELQAARRDHAEKSSYLRQARAAAAELEQARSEERALQERYSLFAELAEAFGKKGVQAMLIETAIPQIEDEANRLLGRMTDNQMHVSFEMQRDTKKGDTVETLEIRIADALGTRVYDAFSGGEAMRANFAIRIALSRLLARRAGARLETLVIDEGFGVLDAVGRERMVEAITSVQEDFKRIIVITHIDDLKDRFPTHIEVTKTPRGSRWEIR, encoded by the coding sequence ATGATCCCTACCCGGCTCACGCTCGCCAACTTCATGTGCTATCGCGCCGCGAGCGACACCGAGGCGCCGACGCTGTGTTTCGATGGGCTGCACGTGGTCTGCCTCTCCGGCGAAAACGGCGCCGGCAAATCGGCCCTGCTCGATGCCATCACCTGGGCGCTGTGGGGCGAGGCCCGTGTACCTGACGATGACCTGATCTCCCAGGGCGCCAGCGAAATGTTTGTGGATCTGGAGTTTTGCCTGGGGCCGCAACGCTACCGCGTGCGCCGCGCCCGCCAGCGCGGCGGGGTGGGCAGGCGCGGCGGCCAGACCCCCGGCAAAAGCCAGCTCGATCTGTTCGTGCACGATGGCGAACGCTGGCGCCCTGTCGGCGAGCATGGCGTGCGCGAAACGCAGCAGCAGATCAACACGCTGCTGCGTATGTCGTACCAGACCTTCATCAACGCCTCATTCTTGCTCCAGGGTCGCGCCGATGAGTTTACCGCCCGCACTCCCGCCGAACGCAAGCAAGTGCTTGCGGATATCCTCGATCTCGGCGAGTACGCCGCGCTGGAAACACGGGCCAGGGAACGCGCCAGGGCCATTGACGATCAATTGAAGGGTCTCCGGGGACGCATCAGCCACCTCAGCGCGCAGGCCGATCAGGCGCCCTTCTGGGAAGAGCAGGTGCTGGCCGCGGAGACGCACGTCGCCCGGGTCGAGGAGCGTTACGCCCGGACACGCGATGAGCACGCCGCCGCCGCCGAGCGTCTGCGTCTCCTGGAGACGCGCGCTGAACGGCGTAAGGAAGTGCAGCGTCTCCTGGCCGAACGCCGCGCCGATCTGACGCGGCGCGAGCAGGACCTGGCCGCATTGCGCGCCCGCATCGCCAGCGCCGAGACGCTGCTCGCCCGGAGCGATGAGATCCACGCCGGCCTGCGCGCTCTGGCCGCTGCCCGCGCCGAGGTCGAACGGCAGGATGTCCTGCGCGAGCGCTATGAGGAGTTGTCACGGCGCCACGCCGATCTGCGCCAGCAGTTCGCCGAGGAAAAGGCGAAGCTGCGCGAACGCCTGCACGCTGCCCAGGCCCGGCGGGAGGATCTCGCTCGCAAGGCGATGCGCCGCGAAATGCTCCTTGCCGAACTTGATGGCCTCGCCAGGACCCTCGACGCTCTTGCGCCCCTCGTCGCCGAACGCGCCCGCTGTGCCGGCGAGGCCGAGAGCCTGGCCCGGCAGGCGGCGCAGATCGACGATTTGCTGCGCCGCCGCGTGAGCCTCACCGCGACCCTTCAGGCCCGCCGCGAGGCCCTGCAAACCGCTTGCGACACTCGTCGCGTTGAGCTGGAACGCCTTGAGGCTCAACTGGTTCAGGCGGAGCGCTGGCGGGCCGAGCTGGCGGCGGCTCGCGCCGACCAGACCGCTCTGGACGAAGCCGGTGATCGTCTCGTCACTCTGAGGGCTGCCGCGCAGACCGCGCTTGAGCGCCTCAGCGCCCTGCGCGCCGCCGCGCAGGCCGCCCGGAATGAGCGCGAAAAGCTCGAACGCAACCAGGCCCTCCTCGACGAAGGCGCCGGGGTCTGCCCGGTCTGTGGCTCGACCCTGGGAGCCGAGGGCATCGCCGAGGCCCGCCGCCACTACGAGGCCGAGTTGGAACGCCTGCGGGAAGCCGAAGCCGTTGCGCGCCGCGACGGGCGGCAGGCAGAGACGGAGCTTGCCGCCGCCCGTGACACCATCGCCGAGCTTGAAGCGAAGATGAACAGCCTCCGCGCCTCGGCGGCGCGCGTCGAGAGCCTGGAGCGGCAACTGGAAGCCGTTCCCGCCTGGCGCGCCGAAGCCGCCGCGCGCCGCGCCGAACTGGATGAGCTGCGCGCCAACCTCGCTGCCGATGCGATTGACCCCCCCACCCAGGCCGAGCTGGCGGCCATCGCCGCCGACCTCGACCTGCTGGGCGATCCGCAGGAACTGGCCCAGATGCGCCGCATGCTCGACGAACGCCTGGCGGAACTCGACCGGCAACTCCACAGCCGCGGGCAACTCGAAGGTCGCCAGGAGGCCTATCGCGAGGAACTGCGGCACATCGAGGCCGAACTGAAGGACCTGCCGGCGCTGACCGCCGAGGTTGCCGAACTACAGCGCGTGATTGACACCAACGACTTCGCCCACGCGGTGCGCGACGAGGGTCTGGCCGTGCGCGCCGAGATCGAAGCCCTGGGCTACGACCCGGAGGCCCACGCCGCCGCTCGCGAGCAGGCCCGCGCCCTCCGCCGCTGGGAGGACGAAGAGCGCGCCCTGGTCGTCGCCCAGGAGGGCCTCAATCGCGACCGCGCCATCCTCCTTCAGAACGAAGAACTGCGCGCCCGCGACGCCGCCGATGTTGAGCGTCTGACCCGCGAAGATGCCCTGCTGGAACAGGAGTTGCGCGAATTGCCCCGCACGCAGTCGCAGCTGGCCGAACTCCGGCAGGCCCTGAGCGCCACCGACCGCGAGTTGCAGGCCGCCCGGCGTGATCACGCCGAGAAAAGCTCCTACCTGCGCCAGGCTCGCGCCGCCGCCGCTGAGCTGGAGCAGGCCCGCTCCGAAGAACGCGCCCTGCAGGAACGCTACAGCCTCTTCGCTGAACTCGCCGAAGCGTTTGGCAAAAAAGGCGTGCAGGCCATGCTCATCGAAACCGCCATCCCCCAGATCGAAGATGAAGCCAATCGCCTCCTCGGTCGCATGACCGATAACCAGATGCACGTCAGCTTCGAGATGCAGCGCGACACCAAAAAGGGCGACACTGTCGAGACCCTGGAGATCCGCATCGCTGACGCCCTCGGCACGCGGGTCTACGACGCCTTCAGCGGCGGCGAAGCCATGCGCGCCAACTTCGCCATCCGCATCGCCCTCTCGCGCCTCCTTGCCCGCCGCGCTGGCGCTCGCCTCGAAACCCTGGTGATTGACGAGGGCTTCGGCGTCCTCGACGCTGTCGGGCGCGAACGCATGGTCGAGGCCATCACCAGCGTGCAAGAGGACTTCAAGCGCATCATCGTGATCACCCATATTGATGACCTGAAGGACCGTTTTCCAACCCATATCGAGGTGACCAAGACCCCGCGCGGTTCGCGCTGGGAGATCCGCTAA
- a CDS encoding CoA pyrophosphatase has translation MAHLEQQIDALRRAMVDPAPVAIEELLILRDLSGAIIRPMHPPPGVTPREAAVLVLFYPSEGELWMPLTVRSARLTTHRGEVSLPGGGTDPDDGGPVGTALREAWEELGVRPSNVEVLGTLTSFYIPPSNNRLTPVVGLSSSELDLRPDPDEVEAAFSVPLRILLDPATVQEEVWERRGLRMRVPFFALEGYKVWGATALLLSELVARLRRAGL, from the coding sequence ATGGCTCATCTGGAGCAACAAATAGACGCGCTGCGCCGGGCGATGGTCGATCCGGCGCCGGTCGCTATCGAAGAACTGCTCATTCTGCGCGATCTCAGTGGCGCTATCATCCGGCCCATGCATCCTCCCCCTGGCGTGACGCCGCGCGAAGCGGCCGTGCTTGTGCTGTTCTACCCGAGCGAAGGCGAACTGTGGATGCCCCTCACGGTCCGCTCTGCCCGCCTGACTACCCACCGCGGCGAGGTCTCGCTGCCGGGGGGCGGCACCGATCCTGATGATGGCGGACCGGTCGGCACGGCGCTGCGCGAAGCCTGGGAGGAACTGGGCGTCCGGCCATCGAATGTCGAGGTGCTGGGCACGCTCACATCCTTTTACATTCCGCCCAGCAACAACCGGCTTACCCCGGTGGTTGGCCTCAGCAGCAGCGAACTCGATCTGCGTCCCGATCCCGATGAGGTTGAGGCGGCCTTCAGTGTGCCGCTGCGCATCCTGCTCGACCCGGCGACCGTTCAGGAAGAGGTCTGGGAACGGCGTGGCCTGCGCATGCGGGTGCCCTTTTTCGCCCTCGAGGGCTACAAGGTCTGGGGCGCCACCGCGCTGCTGCTCAGCGAACTGGTGGCCCGCCTGCGCCGCGCCGGGTTGTGA
- a CDS encoding SDR family oxidoreductase produces MKSLKEQVVLITGAGGGFGRALTRLLLREGCLLILSDVQRASLLESATAAAQTAKEAPGRVLGFVEADLSQATGATRLYADVTRISSRIDILVNNAGIAVYGRFDQIPRDHWERLMEINLLAPMRLTHLFLPQMIARRSGHIVNISSAAGLVGVAGMSVYNASKFGLRGFTEALAGDLAPLGIDVTGIYPFFTRTAILDSPHFGRRPWRLPGVVVGDPEVVMARLVRALRRRERHVYPGFWARATDVLRRVRA; encoded by the coding sequence ATGAAATCACTCAAGGAACAGGTTGTCCTGATCACCGGGGCGGGCGGGGGCTTCGGGCGCGCGTTAACGCGCCTGCTTTTGCGCGAGGGCTGCCTGCTGATCCTGAGCGATGTGCAGCGCGCGTCGCTGCTGGAGAGCGCCACGGCGGCGGCACAGACGGCGAAAGAGGCACCGGGGCGCGTCCTGGGCTTCGTCGAGGCCGATCTGAGCCAGGCAACGGGGGCGACGCGGCTCTACGCCGACGTGACGCGCATCAGCTCGCGCATTGATATCCTGGTGAACAACGCCGGCATCGCTGTCTACGGGCGCTTCGACCAGATCCCCCGTGACCACTGGGAGCGGTTGATGGAAATCAACCTGCTGGCGCCGATGCGCCTGACCCACCTCTTTCTGCCGCAGATGATCGCCCGGCGCAGCGGGCACATCGTCAATATCAGTTCGGCGGCGGGGCTGGTTGGCGTGGCGGGCATGAGCGTCTACAACGCCAGCAAGTTTGGCCTGCGGGGCTTCACCGAGGCCCTCGCTGGCGATCTGGCCCCTCTGGGCATTGATGTGACCGGGATCTACCCCTTCTTTACCCGAACGGCGATCCTCGATAGCCCCCACTTCGGCAGGCGGCCCTGGCGTCTGCCCGGCGTGGTCGTCGGCGACCCCGAAGTGGTCATGGCCCGTCTGGTGCGCGCGCTGCGCCGGCGCGAACGCCACGTCTATCCGGGGTTCTGGGCGCGGGCGACTGATGTGCTCCGGCGCGTGCGAGCGTAG
- the dnaK gene encoding molecular chaperone DnaK: MGKIVGIDLGTTNSVVAVMEGGDAVVIPNAEGNRTTPSMVAFAKNGERLVGLTAKRQATINPDNTIFSVKRLIGRDFDETETERKMLPFKIVKGPRGDVRIYVPQTGKEYAPQEISAMVLQKLKTDAEAYLGEPVTQAVITVPAYFNDSQRQATKDAGKIAGLEVLRIINEPTAAALAYGLDKKANETILVFDLGGGTFDVSILEVGDGVVEVKATSGDTHLGGDDYDAAVVNWIIEEFRKDQGIDLSKDRQALQRLKEAAEKAKMELSSLTETEINLPFITADASGPKHLQMRLSRAKFEQLTNHLTERLRGPVTQALKDAGLQASQIDEVVLVGGSTRMPVVQDLVRKMIGKEPNKSVNPDEVVAIGAAIQAGVLGGDVKGVVLLDVTPLSLGVETLGGVMTRLIERNTTIPTQKTEIFSTAADGQTAVDIHILQGEREMAADNMTLGRFRLEGIPPAPRGVPQIEVTFDIDANGILNVSARDKATGKEQRITITASTNLSKEEVERMVREAQIHAAEDRARRELVELKNQADSLAYQSEKTLGELGDKVDSVERGRIEGLIKDLRDVIAQENKERIRSLMNELQQAMYRVSQSVYGDGATSGQKGPGGGRRDEGVVEGEYTVE, translated from the coding sequence ATGGGAAAGATTGTTGGCATTGACCTGGGTACCACGAACTCGGTAGTCGCGGTGATGGAAGGCGGCGACGCGGTGGTGATCCCCAACGCTGAGGGTAATCGCACCACCCCTTCGATGGTCGCCTTCGCCAAGAATGGCGAGCGCCTCGTTGGTCTGACGGCCAAGCGCCAGGCCACCATCAACCCCGATAATACGATCTTCTCGGTCAAGCGCCTCATCGGACGCGATTTCGATGAGACCGAGACCGAGCGCAAGATGCTGCCCTTCAAGATCGTCAAGGGTCCCCGGGGCGATGTGCGTATTTATGTGCCGCAGACGGGCAAGGAGTACGCGCCGCAGGAGATCTCGGCCATGGTGCTGCAGAAGCTCAAGACCGACGCCGAGGCCTACCTGGGCGAGCCGGTGACCCAGGCGGTCATTACCGTGCCGGCCTACTTCAACGATAGCCAGCGCCAGGCCACCAAGGACGCCGGCAAGATCGCCGGGCTGGAGGTGTTGCGTATCATCAATGAGCCGACAGCGGCCGCCCTGGCCTATGGCCTCGACAAGAAGGCCAATGAGACCATTCTGGTCTTCGACCTTGGCGGCGGCACCTTCGACGTGTCCATCCTTGAGGTGGGCGATGGCGTGGTCGAGGTCAAGGCGACCAGCGGCGACACGCACCTGGGTGGCGATGACTATGACGCCGCGGTGGTGAACTGGATCATCGAAGAGTTTCGCAAGGATCAGGGTATCGATCTGAGCAAGGATCGCCAGGCTCTCCAGCGGCTCAAGGAGGCCGCCGAGAAGGCCAAGATGGAGCTGTCGAGCCTGACCGAGACGGAGATCAACCTGCCCTTCATCACCGCCGACGCCAGCGGGCCGAAGCACCTGCAGATGCGCCTGAGCCGGGCGAAGTTCGAGCAACTGACCAATCACCTGACCGAGCGCCTGCGTGGCCCGGTGACCCAGGCCCTCAAGGATGCCGGTCTCCAGGCCAGCCAGATTGACGAGGTGGTGCTGGTCGGCGGCTCGACGCGCATGCCTGTAGTGCAGGACCTGGTGCGGAAGATGATCGGCAAGGAGCCGAACAAGTCGGTCAACCCTGACGAGGTGGTGGCGATTGGCGCGGCCATCCAGGCCGGCGTGCTCGGCGGCGATGTGAAGGGCGTGGTGCTGCTCGACGTGACCCCGCTGTCGCTGGGCGTGGAGACCCTTGGCGGCGTGATGACCCGGCTGATCGAGCGCAACACAACCATTCCCACCCAGAAGACCGAGATCTTCTCGACCGCCGCCGATGGCCAGACCGCGGTGGACATCCACATCCTGCAGGGTGAGCGCGAGATGGCCGCCGACAACATGACCCTGGGCCGCTTCCGCCTGGAGGGCATCCCGCCGGCGCCGCGCGGCGTGCCGCAGATCGAGGTGACGTTCGACATTGACGCCAACGGCATTCTCAATGTGAGCGCGCGCGATAAGGCCACCGGCAAGGAGCAGCGCATCACCATCACTGCCAGCACCAACCTCAGCAAAGAGGAGGTGGAGCGCATGGTGCGCGAGGCCCAGATCCACGCCGCCGAAGACCGGGCGCGACGCGAACTGGTCGAACTCAAGAACCAGGCCGACAGCCTGGCCTACCAGAGCGAGAAGACCCTGGGCGAACTCGGCGACAAGGTGGACAGCGTTGAGCGCGGGCGCATCGAGGGCCTGATCAAGGATCTGCGCGATGTGATCGCCCAGGAGAACAAGGAGCGCATCCGGAGCCTGATGAACGAACTGCAACAGGCGATGTACCGCGTCTCGCAGAGCGTCTACGGCGATGGCGCGACCTCCGGGCAGAAAGGCCCCGGCGGCGGTCGGCGCGATGAGGGCGTCGTCGAGGGCGAGTACACCGTCGAGTAA
- a CDS encoding LysR family transcriptional regulator: MLSTFHLRTFLAVVDTGNYSAAAAALHMTQPAVSQQIRALEEQLGGIRLFRRVGQRMVLTHAGEELLASARELVRLAERAEETLMALKGQVAGRVVLGCTPGGGERLLPRLLAGFHEQFPGVGLELVVASTEALLDGLANRSLNLALLQEPQRRRGLESTLLATEPLILAAPAGHPLLRQEQLPPATLCEHPLILPRSGTALRRAIEDLLRRRGVNVADLRPCLETDSATAQLQAVRAGLGLAFLPRSCAPIRGEGVGHVDLAGASLNLGWFIVRVRERSGPGPAQSLFTFLTGSPGRAIIARAGLQPASGEAERQALPVHADGA; the protein is encoded by the coding sequence ATGCTCAGTACGTTCCATCTCCGCACATTTCTCGCCGTGGTTGACACGGGGAATTACTCCGCCGCCGCTGCGGCCCTGCATATGACCCAGCCCGCGGTGAGCCAGCAGATCCGCGCGCTGGAGGAGCAACTGGGCGGCATCCGCCTCTTTCGGCGTGTGGGCCAGCGGATGGTGCTTACCCATGCCGGTGAGGAGTTGCTGGCCAGCGCCCGCGAGCTGGTGCGCCTCGCCGAACGGGCTGAAGAGACGCTGATGGCGCTCAAAGGGCAGGTGGCCGGGCGTGTGGTGCTTGGCTGTACACCGGGCGGCGGCGAGCGGCTGCTCCCGCGCCTGCTGGCCGGCTTTCACGAGCAGTTTCCGGGTGTCGGCCTGGAACTCGTGGTTGCCTCCACTGAAGCCTTGCTGGACGGTCTTGCCAACCGCAGTCTGAACCTGGCGCTGCTCCAGGAGCCGCAGCGCCGCCGCGGTCTCGAATCGACCCTCCTCGCCACCGAACCGCTGATCCTGGCGGCCCCGGCGGGCCATCCCCTGCTCAGGCAAGAGCAGCTTCCTCCTGCCACATTGTGTGAGCATCCCCTCATCCTGCCCCGTAGCGGCACGGCCCTGCGCCGGGCGATCGAGGATCTCCTCCGGCGCCGCGGCGTGAATGTGGCTGATCTGCGCCCGTGCCTGGAAACCGACAGCGCCACCGCCCAGTTGCAGGCCGTGCGCGCCGGTCTCGGGCTGGCTTTCTTGCCCCGAAGCTGCGCGCCGATCCGCGGCGAGGGCGTGGGGCACGTCGATCTCGCCGGCGCGTCCCTCAATCTGGGCTGGTTCATCGTTCGCGTTCGCGAGCGTAGCGGCCCCGGACCCGCCCAGTCGCTGTTCACCTTTCTCACCGGGTCCCCGGGTCGGGCGATCATCGCCCGCGCCGGCCTGCAACCAGCCTCCGGGGAAGCCGAGCGCCAGGCGCTGCCGGTGCACGCCGACGGTGCCTGA